A stretch of the Mycobacterium shigaense genome encodes the following:
- a CDS encoding SDR family oxidoreductase, with the protein MTPYVGQPKDVAELVTFLAAQQSRYISGGMISIDGGMSAHVAMNTGN; encoded by the coding sequence TTGACGCCGTATGTCGGGCAGCCGAAAGACGTCGCGGAACTCGTCACCTTTCTGGCTGCGCAACAGTCCCGCTACATCAGCGGAGGAATGATTTCCATCGACGGCGGAATGTCGGCGCATGTCGCTATGAATACGGGTAATTAA
- a CDS encoding SDR family NAD(P)-dependent oxidoreductase — protein MALDPSSALLTDRVAVVTGGGSGIGRGIAAGLTAFGARVAIWERNPDTCASAAEEIGALGIPTDVRDSAAVDEALAQTAAELGPVTILVNNAGGVFWSGILDTSENGWDALYKSNLRHVYLCTQRVARTLVEEHLPGSIISVTSIEGVRAAPGYATYAAAKAGVINYTKTAALELAPHGIRVNALAPDITWTEGLEQMAPPGSRQRMGFTVPLGCAGHVDEMAGAAVFLASEMSSYITGQTIHVDGGTHAAGGWYHHPETGAYALGPPT, from the coding sequence GTGGCACTCGATCCCTCAAGCGCGCTCCTGACCGACCGCGTCGCGGTCGTCACCGGCGGCGGCTCCGGCATCGGCCGCGGCATCGCGGCTGGGCTGACGGCATTCGGCGCGCGGGTCGCGATCTGGGAACGCAACCCCGACACCTGCGCGTCCGCCGCCGAGGAGATCGGCGCTCTCGGTATCCCGACCGACGTGCGGGACAGCGCCGCCGTGGACGAAGCGCTCGCGCAGACCGCAGCAGAGCTCGGCCCGGTGACGATCTTGGTCAACAACGCCGGCGGCGTCTTCTGGTCGGGCATCCTGGACACCAGCGAGAACGGGTGGGACGCCCTGTACAAATCGAATCTGCGCCACGTGTACCTGTGCACGCAGCGGGTGGCCCGCACGCTCGTCGAGGAGCACCTGCCCGGCAGCATCATCAGCGTCACGTCGATAGAGGGGGTCCGCGCCGCCCCCGGCTACGCGACGTACGCGGCGGCCAAGGCGGGCGTCATCAACTACACCAAGACCGCGGCGCTCGAACTGGCGCCGCACGGCATCCGGGTCAACGCGCTGGCCCCCGACATTACCTGGACCGAAGGCCTCGAGCAGATGGCACCGCCGGGATCCCGGCAGCGGATGGGATTCACGGTTCCGCTGGGGTGCGCGGGGCACGTCGACGAAATGGCCGGGGCGGCAGTCTTTCTCGCCTCGGAGATGTCCAGCTACATCACCGGACAGACGATCCACGTCGACGGCGGCACCCACGCCGCCGGTGGCTGGTATCACCACCCGGAGACCGGCGCGTACGCGCTCGGGCCGCCAACCTGA